The following are encoded together in the Vitis riparia cultivar Riparia Gloire de Montpellier isolate 1030 unplaced genomic scaffold, EGFV_Vit.rip_1.0 scaffold776_pilon_pilon, whole genome shotgun sequence genome:
- the LOC117910554 gene encoding BURP domain protein RD22-like → MPSQEMIMSNSKTHQLPKPPLKIDLKILQEKVTSLEKDLHSSTKMKMHFRKTTNRALFLPHQIADSIPFSSDKLPEILNRFSLKQDFEEAEIMKETIQECEQPALEGDSRFCATSLESLVDFSISELGKNIKAISNEVEMVVADKSVVCHKQKYPYAVFYCHAIHNTRVYTLPFVGTEDGTKAEVVASCHIDTSAWNPKHAAFKFLKVKLGTVPVCHFLPHNDIIWIPK, encoded by the coding sequence ATGCCTTCCCAGGAAATGATTATGTCCAACAGCAAAACCCATCAGCTGCCGAAACCCCCACTGAAGATCGACCTCAAGATACTTCAAGAAAAGGTTACTTCTTTGGAAAAAGACCTGCATTCCAGCACGAAAATGAAGATGCACTTCAGAAAAACTACAAATCGAGCTCTGTTCTTACCCCATCAAATAGCCGACTCCATACCCTTTTCATCTGACAAGCTACCAGAAATTCTAAATAGGTTTTCACTTAAGCAAGATTTTGAGGAAGCTGAAATAATGAAGGAAACAATACAAGAGTGTGAACAACCAGCCCTGGAAGGAGATTCCAGGTTCTGTGCCACATCCTTGGAGTCCCTAGTTGATTTCAGCATTTCAGAGCTTGGGAAGAACATCAAAGCAATCTCAAATGAGGTTGAAATGGTGGTTGCAGACAAATCAGTGGTGTGCCATAAGCAGAAGTACCCATACGCTGTGTTTTACTGCCATGCAATCCACAACACAAGGGTTTACACACTTCCATTTGTGGGAACCGAGGATGGAACCAAAGCTGAAGTTGTGGCTTCTTGCCATATCGATACATCGGCTTGGAACCCGAAGCATGCAGCCTTTAAATTTCTGAAAGTTAAACTAGGAACTGTCCCTGTTTGCCATTTCCTTCCCCATAATGATATCATCTGGATTCCCAAATAA